One Glycine max cultivar Williams 82 chromosome 8, Glycine_max_v4.0, whole genome shotgun sequence genomic window, GTAAGTGATGATACTGTTGTGTAATTGCAGAAAGAGCCTGGCAAAGAAGTCGATTTGTGTTCCTGCACCAGCTGCACCAAACAGCAGACAAAGTGGCGAGGTAGTTCCTTCTGATCTGTGGGCTTGGAGAAAATATGGTCAGAAACCCATTAAAGGTTCTCCATATCCAAGGTAAGTTGGTATAGTGTGATCTTTCTTGGAAAGAGATAAGGTATTATAATGAAGATTTTGCCTAACTTCTTTAAACAAAGAATGCACGTAAAGTGACAAAATTTAAGTACTGTATTTTAGGTtttgcatctttttttttataattaaattttgaattttattttgacaaTTGTGCAATAAAGAGTAACACTGGTAAagctttaatttcaattaacgAATAACACTAAAAACACTTAAAGTACCATGCATATTCCTATAaacaatgagaaaaataatatttgtttttacatataaattaaactatttgGTAAACATAAACTCATTTAAATTAAGggtacacacacatatatatgtgtCTGTAATCTAATTCTTTTcacttatcatatttatttattttttatgaattgatggttcaaaaatattaaaaaaagaaaaaggtttaagtataatattattctggtaaaaaaatagtataatattataaaagatttCATCTTCATACGTTTTATAAGTGTTaaaatttttacaatattaactaattagaaattactttaattataaacatcaaaatattttttattaaatgtaacaatatttttccatacacaacaaaaatttgaatgacCGCATAAAAATATAAGGACATCTTCCTTGTACTTTATTtatcaataatgtttttatttataaaataattagaaaaattatttgataaaaccATGGGAAACTTGCAATCTTGTTGTAAGATGTAATAAAATTACCTGTTTCTTTAGAGTATTTCCTTCCTACCTctccaaaagaaaaatgatcacCTCAACagataaaattaacattatttttcaaccatacatcatatttttattatttttattgggtGACAAGGAAGGGAGCAAGAAAATGAGATGAGGTGGTATGAAATCCCTTGGCAGTTGTGGTGTTTTTCATTATTTCTCATCCAGTGCTTTTTGGTCACAGTTTGAGCTTTAAAAAACCACTAGGTAAAGTTATCCCATTATATATATTCCAAAAGCTTTCTATggcaattttttatattggaaGAAATTTACTGTACTCGCGTGAAGCAAATTATATTAATGGTGCGCAACATTATCTCATTGGTGCAGGTGATGGAATTCTTAGTCCTTCACAATACCAGTATCATTTATGGACTCTAATGTTTGTATCTCTCTCTTGTTGCCACATGTAGGGGTTACTATAGATGCAGCAGCTCAAAGGGTTGTCCTGCAAGGAAACAAGTTGAGAGGAGCAGAACAGACCCTAACATGTTGGTCATTACTTACACGTCAGAGCACAACCATCCATGGCCAACACACAGAAATGCTCTCGCTGGTTCATCTCGATCCCAACCATcaaaaaacaacaacattgCTGCTTCAAAGAATgaggaagaagaggaggaggagagcAATAGTGACAGCAATAAAGTAAATAACAATGTCTTTGTGAGGGAGGAAGAGAAGCAGCTTGAGATGGATGATGTAGAATTCTGTGATATTGGAGTCCCTTATTACAGGCCAATATCTAAGATGAATAACTACCTACAACTTGATCAGGGCTTGTTTGCAGAATTTGGAGAAATAGAAAAGGATCAGTCAGTAAACCTATTGTCTCCACCACAAGGTTTTGATGATCAGCAAAGGGAATCCAACGCTTTAGATTCATTCCATTTCTTTGACTGGAGAGGTGATATTTAACAGCACCAAATACCACCTCATTTGAAAAATTTAAGGGAAGGTCGAATGAGTATAATATGAGAAAATAGATTATGTATGTGTTGAGTAAAACGATTTTATATCATCATTCAAATATAATTcttgttaacttttaaaataaatattttaaaaatcatactaataattatttgtaatcgaatgataatgttaaattaaattattaatatataactattaaaatcatataatatataagaccTTGAATGGCAAGCATGCACCACCTCCCTCACAAAAACCTTTATAATAAGTGCAGGTCATCATCAGATTTCAAATGTGTCATGTGGGGGAGATTTGAGGAGATCATAAAACCACTTTTCTTGtttctagtttttttaattttcttttttctttacctgTCGTTTCGCATAACAGTGGGGGGTGGGGGGTAAATTAGTGGAAGAAAAATGGGATTCTATATGTGGGAGTGCTGCTTGATTGGAAGCACGCACAACGAGTCCCACGTTCCTTTGGGAATATTGGTGGATGGGACAGAAAGCTGAGGAACAGAAGATTTTAACAGTTAAAACAATTTCTAGAGACTTTATTGATTCAAAAGCTCCCTGAGTAGATTAATGATTAAAGGATGAGAGGCTAGTCTTTTCATGCTTTCAAGagggaaaaattattttaggtcTCCCCTTGGTCATGTGGATTATTTCAGAAAGTgataagagaaattaaaataggTTCTGAGATTTGAAATTTACCTCCCGGGTGAAATTGATGGTAGatcataaagaaaataaagaaaaatatggtAAAACAAAGTAAAGTGATGATATATGGAATCTCCCAATAAGGGGTGATTTACCTAATTATATAAGTACTTATCATGCTACTCATAACACACCCCTTCAAGTTAGGGTTCATCAGTCATCACCACAAAGCGAGAGCTAGCAGTATTATCCACACGATGTGGGACTCACAACATGTTCCCTCGAGTCAGGGCTTGTCACTACAAAGTGAGGGCTAGTGGCACTATTCACACCACCGGGTAGAATTGGCGGTCAGACATCCgaaaggtccccttaaaaaTCAGTTTATAAGGAGGTGACCTACCCAGCTATATAAGCATTTATCGTCCTCGTTAACCACCCGATGTAGGACTCGCAACACGCCCCCTCGAGACAGGGCTCgtcaccacaaagcaaggacTAGCGGCACTATCCACACCACTGGGCAGAACTGGCCCTGATACCATGTTAAAGTTCGGCCAGACATCCGAAAGGTCCCCTTAATTAAAATCGATTCATAAGGGGGTGGCCTACCCAACTATATAAACACTTATTATGCTCATCAACCACCCATGTCTGGCCGAACtttaacatggtatcagagtcAATTCTGTCCGATGGTGTGGATAATGTCGCTAGTCCTCACTTTGTGGTGATAAGCCCTGACTCGAGGAGGCATGTTGCGAGTCCTACATCGAGTCGTTAACAAGCATGATAAGTGCTTATATAGCTGGGTAGGTCACCCCCTTATGAACTGCTTTTTAAGGGTACCTTTCGAATGTTTGGTTGAACtttaacatggtatcagagccagtTTTGTTCGGTGGTGTGGATAGTGCCGCTAGCCCTCGCTTTGTGGTGACGAGCCCTGACTCGAGGGGACGTGTTGTGAGTCCCACATCGGGTGATTAACGAGCATGATAAGTACTTATATAGTTAGGTAGGTCACCCCCTTATAAACCAGTTTTTAAGAAGACCTTTCGAATGTCTAGCTGAAGTTTAACAATATGAGCACTAGGTCTCAATGGATCACATTTTAACAAAGTACATATTATATAATGCTAACATAAAACTTGACTCCAGATATGACATGCATGAGGGGACATGCAAGCTTTGATTCCTCAGTTTTCTGCCTCTTATTATCCccagactttttttttatttaatgattacTTGATATGTTACTATTCAATAGTTTTGAAGTTTAATGCTATTGCTTTTCACAAAGATGATTCTATTGTGTCTTATCTGTTTGTACCagtatttgtaaaaaataatcgGTTTGTACTAGCTAGTAGTTTCTGATAGCATAAAAAATCCAGCAAATCGAGGTTGGCTTTTAACTATTTTGCATGTGCAGGCTATTCAACTTGTCCATGTAGCCTTATTATAATTCCTCTATCATTTGTATATGATACTACTATACTATATAAAGCCATAACTTGGGCTCGACAACTtctccaaggaaggaaaatatTAAGAGGTAAAAATATGTTGTAACAGTTAAGAATATAAAATGCTTTTCTACAATTTCTTGCTGCATTACAGATTTGATATGAATGAGTTtgagagataagaaaaaaaaatagaaagaaataaatacaaatgatagTAGTAGTCTCatataaaaaaggaagagagagatcaaaagtaaataaagtaaaaattaaataaagaagaaagtgagtgtatatttatattattttttataaatacacaTATCGTAAATAGAAAAGTGTAATTTTTCCTGAACTCACTGTTTTATAGATCTTGCTGTTCACTAAAAGCAtatagttttgttttctttgggtAAGCTGTGAACTTTTACCTTTTTGGACTAAATAATTATGTGAATAATATTTATGCTGTTTTCACGTGGCGACACTATATTCAAATAGTTACTTCCAACCATCTTTGGTAAATAAGGTAAGACCAAATAGCCCCACCACCCTTTGAAATCCAGCCATCGGAGGCCCAATTGGTTTGGACTGAAGTCCAAAGCTTACCTGCCTTAGGTAACATCGATGCTCATCACTCATCAGCTAATTCACGCACCCCATTTTTAACTTGGTGTATCTCATTTTTTGTATTACAGATTTGTAAGTCAAAAATAGGATGCCTTAAAGAATTACCCACTCATCAGCCTACCACAGGCCCTTGAGCAAGCATGAACtgaactaattaatttatttactaaaatcttaattatgtttttaatccttttataATGTTCAGTGTATAATTTTAAGctctaattgttttttttttcaaatttagttatttaatattttgtatgtcctgtcaaattttatttatccaaagttctcaaatttttattacttattcaaaatctttatgaaGCGAATCGCTGAAACTATTGGCCacgtaaattatatatattatcaattgtaatttatttttttagtcatgATTAACATAATACACAGTGAATGAGTagaataaaataacttttggtttttttaatgtgtacaCATGGATATATGGAGTGAAGTGATTAAAGGATAAAACTTGATTAGGTGCCAGGCCAAGGATTTTTTTGCTGTCATTCTTCAATTGAGATTAAAATTTCACCTTACCAGTTACCAACTCACGCATTAGTAAAGATCAACGTTAACTATATATTGAGGAGTGAAGTGAAAGTtcgattttaattaaaaaaaaatactaaaaaatacttaggtattttgtatatattaattaatactaatatatttatttcatataaatatGGCATGGCATAACCTTGCATTTTCTGATGGTCCATGGTCCTTTTCCTTGTAATATTAATGCTCTTCGGTACTTCTGGTACCAATTTCTATAAAGTTCTTTATCTTTGCCGATTTTGAAAAAAAGCATTAAATtactcaaatataattaaaaactattaaatagctattacatttttttatgatagatatttttcaatattttttttcttaagacgTGCTAGTACGTACACACACATTAGAGAATCTTATTTATCATAAAGGTACTAAAGAATTTCTCCTATGATTAACCCTCTTATAAAAGACGTTTTTTTTACTATGCGGCGTTATTTGTTTGATTTCCACGACCACGTGAAGCTTATAAAACGGGTCGGATAGGTTTTTGAGAGTAGTCAAAGTCAAATGGGATCTGTGAAGCTGAACTTTGATCATTATTTACTACCCGCAGATTATTCTAGTTTGACACACAAAAGCTAATCCAAATGTGCCGGAAAATACCACTGTAATGGACCGGTGATGGCCAAATTAATAAGGACACAAAGCTGTTTGTCGACAGTGTTTATACAgctaaaaaaaacagaaagaaataaagaagcTTAATTAGGATACTGTTTGACTCAATTACGACGAGTGGAtagtaatattataaattaataatagacTACATGATTGTAGTTTGTAGACCAAGTAACTGTTGTGATTTGTGAAACCACGAGGTGGTCATTATTCGCTATTGTATTATACTGTATCCGCAGTAACATATGCCAATGAGCTTCTTTCTGTCAAAAACATTGAATTACACTATATTATGATTAATCATTTCATTGCAACATTGTTTTCAACGAAGACTAGGATAACCATGCTGATCCCATGCacaaatatatcatattaatttaagtatattttttgaattggaACCTATATCCAATAATACCACAACCCGTAAGATTTGTCCATTGGAAACTATCTCCAATATAAGACCATAGCCAATAAGTTCAGTCCATTGAAACTATATCCATAAGATCACAGCCCATTGGAGCGCAAAGACATGCACAACTTATATGACCACTTACGTACACGTAGCACGAGTTAACTCGAATTAGGAGACATGCCATGATGtcgataaatatatatatatatatatatatatatatatatatatatatatatatatatatatatatatatatgtatgtatgtatgtagtATATATATAACTGATTGAAAATCTATGGAAAGATGTCACACTTTAGCATTCTCATTCTATTCCTCATAGTCTTATCCTTCACTCCAACATTATGCAACCCACGAGACAAAAGTCCTTCTTAAAACCAAGAAAGAGCTAGGAAACTCAACCACTCTCTCCTCATGGCTCCCAACCACCGACTGCTACAACAAGGCACCAACCAGACCCAAGCATACCGCGTCAACGACCTCGAACTCTCCTACCTTAACCACCCCAAATTCTACCCTATACCCCCCTCCATAGGTAACCTTCCCTACCTCGAATTTCTTTCCATCATCAGCACCCCCAACATCGTTGGCACAATACCCTCCACCATCACCAAACTCACCAAGCTTCGTGATCTCTATATCAGATTCACCAATCTCTCCGGCCATATGCCCCATTTCTTGTCCCAAATCAAAACCCTCAAAGTCATCGACCTCTCAAACAATTGCAACGAACTCTCCGGCAACCTCCCTGCCTGGCTCCCTTCTCTCCCCAACTTCTCCGAAATCTCCTTCGACGCAAACCGCATCTCCGGCTCCTTCTCGAAGTCGCTCACAGGATGATGTCGCTCACCGACAACCGCCTCACCGGGAAGATTCCGGCGAAACTGGCGAAGCTGGACTTGAAGTTTGTGTACTTGTGTCATAATATGCTGGAGGGTGATGCTTCAATGCTGGGCCGGCTTAAGGCCCAAGCAAGAGCTTTAGGTCccaaaaaaattccaaatttttttagtattaatatacttaaaaaaattattgtaaaattatatttgaaaataaattttaattaaaatattataagtaactgttaatttttttattggtaccGTAAGTAACTCTCCACCAATATCAtagttttatttagaaaaaaaagatttaatagTTGATAGTTAAAGAAAcccaaaaacttttttttatttctattctctTTAATCGATAATTTTGTATCACAAAAAatctgaaaaaataattttaaataaaataataataattttaataaactatttcataagtaaataaaaaatcacattcttaaatttgttttagaCCTCTCAAGTTCTTGAGCCGCCCCTGCTTCAATGTTTATCGGGTCAAAGAAGCACACATGATATATCTGAACAACTCATTTacttgagaaaagaaaaaaatataatagtttcCTTGACcaaatattatcataattattaacaagttatttattatgttttaattttggacAACTAATGTCTTAGGACAGTAGTTAAATGAATattagatataattaaatacttatGGAATTAATGACTAATTAAAGAAAGAATTTATATAGTCtggtaatgagtttgagctctatgatGACCGACAATAttgaatagaagaagaaaatagttttttaagtCATTCATATGTTAAATGTGTTAGCTTGTTtgacaataatattatactctAGAGTTAATCTTGAGCTgtaaatgatgaaaaaaatattatattattcttctATTGATCCTTAAAGGTAAAAGATATTACATCATGTTATCTAGACTGTTAAAAAGTATCATTAGATATATCTACCttgattagttaattaatttattattggttTAGTATTGAAACTATGGAATCACGCATAAACGTGTAGGTCAATCTttacaaatgaaaataatttatttgataattaaattaaaaaatttaatttaatcaaataaatattttagtaaaatattaatatatttctagCTAggatcaaaaatataattaatataaaaaagtattacaaacataaaagttatttataaaataagaataagattATACTGTTACAGATCAAGATCAGATTATATAATTAGATAATTAGTTAtgtgattaattataaattatttttatcttatataaaaaaattacttaaagtaaaaaatataatataatttttatttttataaaaataaaaaaataaaaaaaatattttaaataatttttttcttaaaaaaaagactcaaattCATATCTGTTTGATATTCAATGTCTTGTTATCATCGGTCATCATCTTCACTACTTCAGTATAATATTCAAAGTAACAAAAAAACGTTAGACCCAAAGTAGATAAGAATGGAAAGATTTAAACTGTGACCAGATTTAATAATCTTAATAATCAGTTTATGGTCcataaagaacaaaaaagaattttgcttaaatatttttttcttaaaaaattattttatttcaatctttatttgattagtaAATTCAATATTACTTATAcatgatttataaatatttaggtaataataaatttaagaaatttaaattaaatctaaatgagattcaaaaataataatatattatcaatagaaaatttaaaatctcaatAAGCTATCTAAACtgaatttgtaaaattataataaaatttatgattttttaaattaaatcttcataaaatttaaattaaatcttaagAAATCATAATGAAATTTTCAACACGtgtaaaattttcataaataagttaTAGAAGTTCATTTAATGTTTTCTTGTCTCTGTACTCATTAAAGTGTTGGAGGACAAGTGACAAAAGAAGAAATCCTACCTTCCATACCGTAGAACTTAGGCTCCTGCTTCT contains:
- the LOC102669548 gene encoding probable WRKY transcription factor 35, which produces MCNILGTIMENYQGDLSDIIRASGASYGSCSTGTSSSEAANPFSRNYHLQFSSDPMIFSSVLEGFNSNFGDPFSNMRDPFLHELDLPLSAYFNSTSSSAEIKSSGALEEATCFGGGVVAGSSSSSNSCVLAQKILDEDDMRRPCNSILSNMIQISPNDKLPISPVVDSLSRPFKPSGAVSGHNMIDAKTSSDYCLVDNTKVQISSPRNPGLKRRKSLAKKSICVPAPAAPNSRQSGEVVPSDLWAWRKYGQKPIKGSPYPRGYYRCSSSKGCPARKQVERSRTDPNMLVITYTSEHNHPWPTHRNALAGSSRSQPSKNNNIAASKNEEEEEEESNSDSNKVNNNVFVREEEKQLEMDDVEFCDIGVPYYRPISKMNNYLQLDQGLFAEFGEIEKDQSVNLLSPPQGFDDQQRESNALDSFHFFDWRGDI
- the LOC100798936 gene encoding LOW QUALITY PROTEIN: polygalacturonase inhibitor 2 (The sequence of the model RefSeq protein was modified relative to this genomic sequence to represent the inferred CDS: inserted 3 bases in 2 codons; deleted 2 bases in 1 codon); this encodes MSHFSILILFLIVLSFTPTLCNPRDKXVLLKTKKELGNSTTLSSWLPTTDCYNKAXNQTQAYRVNDLELSYLNHPKFYPIPPSIGNLPYLEFLSIISTPNIVGTIPSTITKLTKLRDLYIRFTNLSGHMPHFLSQIKTLKVIDLSNNCNELSGNLPAWLPSLPNFSEISFDANRISGSFSKSLTGMSLTDNRLTGKIPAKLAKLDLKFVYLCHNMLEGDASMLGRLKAQARALGQ